Proteins from a genomic interval of Beijerinckia indica subsp. indica ATCC 9039:
- a CDS encoding ATP-binding protein: MTHRLLLFGVSGVGKTTACRSYTLRHANVLCLNAGSLLSAASHCEANELRSSSSDAIIRRQFFLADALDRQLRGCNAELVIIDGHAIIDNNRELVRVPVEVVQSLKPHGLLLLEASVSDIFHRRLERKQCPYRSELELSLEMEQERQAVESYANELGLPFEKACSTKGFELDAIVQAIRPRLG; encoded by the coding sequence GTGACTCATAGACTTCTCCTTTTTGGTGTTTCGGGGGTTGGTAAGACGACAGCATGTCGCTCCTATACCCTGCGACATGCTAACGTCTTATGCCTCAATGCAGGTAGCCTGTTGAGTGCGGCCTCCCATTGTGAGGCTAATGAATTACGATCCTCTAGCTCCGACGCAATTATTCGTAGGCAGTTCTTTCTTGCCGATGCGTTAGATCGGCAGCTACGTGGATGTAATGCCGAATTAGTAATTATTGATGGCCATGCTATCATCGACAATAATCGGGAACTCGTGCGGGTGCCGGTGGAGGTCGTACAATCTCTCAAACCACACGGACTTTTGCTACTCGAGGCTTCGGTAAGCGACATTTTCCATCGCCGTTTAGAACGTAAACAGTGCCCATATCGTTCTGAATTAGAACTATCCTTAGAGATGGAGCAGGAGAGGCAGGCAGTTGAAAGCTATGCGAATGAGCTTGGCTTACCTTTTGAGAAAGCCTGCTCAACCAAGGGGTTTGAGCTTGACGCTATCGTGCAGGCTATCAGGCCAAGATTGGGCTAG
- a CDS encoding acetyltransferase — protein sequence MSRQLRLTKFRELSLADPFFDSLKAGYQNFSAWFARKADEDLYVVVDGSYLSGMIYLKLEDHPVTDVDPPLPNARWLKVGTLKIEGRGTKMGERVLKKILDTAILEGRDGIYITVFDIHADLIALFERYGFVRHATKTTIDGIELVLVRRLDHFTGNMISDYPFIHTAGQRYWLLAIYPEFHSQLLPDSILNNEPKEIVEDVSHTNTIHKAYIGRVPLTRLSRGDVVVMYRTSDGKAPAYYRSVATSICVVEDVRRKQDFSDVDAFVDYARKHSVFDDNTLRDWFVTNRKLYVARMTYNAAFGRRMTRGKLLDEVGITEQPRWDLRELSSEQLHHIIDMGNVDARLIID from the coding sequence ATGTCGAGGCAACTTCGGTTAACAAAGTTTCGCGAACTGTCGCTAGCCGATCCATTTTTTGATAGCTTAAAAGCAGGATATCAGAATTTTTCCGCTTGGTTCGCCCGCAAGGCCGACGAGGACCTATATGTCGTGGTTGACGGCTCCTACCTTAGCGGCATGATCTATCTAAAGCTTGAAGACCATCCTGTGACCGATGTTGATCCTCCGCTTCCCAATGCTCGCTGGCTGAAGGTAGGCACTCTTAAGATAGAGGGACGCGGGACGAAGATGGGTGAACGCGTCCTCAAAAAGATACTTGATACTGCGATCTTGGAAGGAAGAGATGGAATTTATATCACTGTTTTTGATATTCACGCCGATCTGATTGCGCTGTTCGAGCGATACGGATTTGTGCGTCATGCAACCAAGACGACGATTGATGGCATTGAACTGGTGCTTGTGCGACGATTAGATCATTTTACAGGCAATATGATTTCAGACTATCCGTTCATACATACCGCCGGGCAGCGATACTGGCTCCTTGCTATTTATCCGGAGTTTCACTCACAGCTCCTACCCGATTCGATATTGAACAATGAGCCGAAGGAGATAGTAGAGGATGTCTCTCACACAAATACAATTCATAAAGCTTATATAGGGCGAGTGCCTCTTACTAGATTATCTCGTGGTGACGTAGTGGTTATGTATAGAACATCTGATGGAAAAGCGCCAGCTTACTATAGATCGGTAGCTACATCCATCTGCGTTGTAGAGGACGTACGAAGAAAGCAAGACTTTTCGGACGTTGACGCTTTTGTGGATTATGCGAGAAAGCATAGTGTGTTTGATGATAACACTCTTCGCGACTGGTTTGTGACAAACCGGAAACTTTACGTAGCTCGTATGACATACAATGCGGCGTTTGGTCGCCGTATGACCAGGGGTAAGCTATTGGATGAAGTAGGTATCACCGAACAACCACGGTGGGACTTACGCGAGCTCTCCTCTGAGCAGTTGCATCACATAATTGATATGGGGAATGTCGATGCGCGTCTTATTATCGATTAA
- a CDS encoding carbonic anhydrase → MCGNEKTTGVGEDEHNHLHIDRRALFGLAAMTGLLPSLLQAEEVTKETAKVPTPPVTLPKLDADHQAILDDLLAGHSRFLANTPREKDFTAKRVLQSEGQSPAVAILSCSDSRVPPETLFDQGPGSLFIVRIAGNFVTDEGLASLEFGTKVLGAKLILVLGHTHCGAVNAAIKVLQENAVLPGHIQDLVRNIKPAVAPELANKEPDLEDRAVAANVRYNVERLKQATPILSELVADGTVVVIGGVYDIETGRVSLV, encoded by the coding sequence ATGTGCGGCAATGAGAAAACGACCGGTGTCGGCGAGGATGAGCATAATCATTTGCATATTGATCGCCGGGCGCTTTTCGGGCTCGCCGCGATGACAGGCCTCCTGCCGTCCCTGCTCCAGGCCGAAGAAGTGACCAAGGAAACAGCCAAAGTGCCGACTCCGCCGGTGACTCTGCCGAAGCTCGATGCCGACCATCAGGCGATCCTCGACGATCTTCTAGCGGGTCATTCCCGCTTCCTGGCCAATACGCCGCGTGAAAAGGATTTTACGGCCAAAAGGGTGCTGCAATCCGAAGGACAATCGCCGGCGGTTGCCATTCTCTCCTGTTCCGACTCGCGCGTGCCACCGGAAACGCTCTTCGATCAGGGGCCGGGCAGCTTGTTCATCGTGCGGATCGCCGGCAATTTCGTGACCGACGAAGGACTTGCCAGCCTCGAATTCGGCACGAAAGTCCTCGGGGCCAAATTGATCCTGGTGCTGGGGCATACACACTGCGGCGCTGTGAATGCGGCGATCAAGGTTTTGCAGGAGAACGCAGTTCTGCCCGGACATATCCAGGATCTCGTGCGTAATATCAAACCGGCCGTCGCGCCGGAACTTGCGAATAAAGAGCCTGATCTGGAAGATCGCGCTGTCGCCGCCAATGTGCGTTATAATGTCGAGCGTTTGAAACAGGCGACGCCAATTCTTTCCGAGCTTGTGGCGGACGGGACTGTGGTCGTTATCGGCGGTGTGTATGATATCGAGACTGGGCGGGTCAGTTTGGTTTGA
- a CDS encoding ABC transporter substrate-binding protein codes for MNPYLRILSVLSITGLPFSSLAEPVKVEPSRTEETRTITDMSGVASQVPAHPAHFAELWFAHPALMILLHAADKVAVTVDRPSMQPWMYQVAPVLKNAIEINGLVPNAEVLIRKGVDAAFVFSDSPAIGPLRQMNIPTFDGGFSDTASLLSAINLTADVINTDEARAIARRYETALKETVRSTREITDRLKPEERLSVLHIPSVSPLKVDGSGTIIDEWIKIAGGRNVAESLKGNSKQVSPEQVAAWNPDVIIVAGHTGAFDPQSAGGLWQSVRAVHDHRVYRNPYGVFPWDRYSSEFLLQVLWTAQTLHPSLFPNIDMKAETMRFYRTFFDYPLSPTEAERILAAQPPEGSAP; via the coding sequence ATGAACCCTTATTTGCGAATTTTGTCGGTCCTTTCCATCACGGGCCTGCCCTTCTCCTCATTGGCAGAGCCCGTAAAGGTTGAACCCTCAAGGACTGAGGAAACACGAACCATCACCGATATGAGCGGCGTCGCGAGCCAGGTCCCCGCTCATCCTGCCCATTTCGCCGAACTCTGGTTTGCCCATCCAGCCCTCATGATCCTGCTCCACGCCGCTGACAAAGTCGCCGTCACCGTCGATCGACCCTCAATGCAACCCTGGATGTACCAAGTCGCGCCCGTTTTGAAGAACGCCATCGAGATCAATGGGCTGGTGCCGAATGCGGAAGTTCTCATTCGCAAGGGTGTGGATGCGGCTTTCGTTTTTTCCGATTCACCAGCCATCGGCCCCTTGCGGCAGATGAATATTCCGACCTTTGACGGCGGCTTTTCTGATACCGCGTCGCTGCTGAGTGCCATCAACCTTACAGCCGATGTCATCAATACGGATGAAGCCCGCGCGATTGCACGCCGCTATGAAACGGCTCTCAAAGAAACGGTTCGTTCGACGCGCGAGATCACCGATCGCCTGAAACCCGAGGAACGATTGAGCGTCCTGCATATTCCATCCGTCAGCCCCCTGAAGGTCGATGGATCTGGCACGATCATCGATGAATGGATTAAGATCGCCGGTGGCCGGAACGTGGCGGAAAGCCTCAAGGGCAATAGCAAACAGGTTTCCCCCGAACAGGTCGCGGCCTGGAATCCCGATGTCATCATCGTCGCGGGTCATACCGGCGCCTTCGATCCGCAATCCGCGGGCGGCCTATGGCAATCCGTCCGCGCCGTGCACGATCATCGCGTCTATCGCAATCCTTACGGCGTTTTCCCCTGGGACCGCTATAGCAGCGAATTCCTGTTGCAGGTCCTCTGGACGGCGCAAACCCTGCATCCCAGTCTCTTTCCGAACATTGATATGAAAGCCGAAACCATGCGTTTCTACCGCACCTTTTTCGACTATCCTCTGAGCCCCACGGAAGCAGAACGGATCCTCGCCGCACAGCCACCGGAGGGCTCCGCTCCTTGA
- a CDS encoding FecCD family ABC transporter permease, with translation MTAITFAKDTIKTAPGKSLLAFACLLLVLVVSISFCIGRYPIAPGDLFLFTVTAFGGHALPSDRYALIHSIFVGSRLPRIAGAAIIGASLAVAGTTYQAVFRNPLISPDLVGVLSGAGFGAALGIVYDTGPFGMQVLAFLGGISAVAISVTVARSFESRSMLMLVFGGLVSTALFTALLSILKYIADPERQLPDIVFWLLGSLTQIQLRQLPLLAGALALGLFVLSTLGRMLDALSMGDDEARTLGVPVEALRLGAIAIATILAALTVSAAGMIGWLGLIVPHIARLMGGPSNGRLLPLAACYGAIFLLICDDLARTLSEEEIPVGILVDLFGVLIFLAVLRFLRRGWA, from the coding sequence TTGACCGCCATTACCTTTGCAAAAGACACAATCAAAACCGCGCCCGGCAAAAGCCTGCTGGCCTTCGCGTGTCTCCTCCTTGTTTTGGTGGTCTCGATCTCCTTCTGTATCGGCCGTTACCCCATCGCGCCGGGTGACCTTTTCCTTTTCACGGTCACGGCATTCGGCGGTCATGCCCTGCCCTCTGATCGCTATGCCCTGATCCATTCGATTTTCGTCGGCTCACGCCTGCCGCGCATCGCGGGGGCGGCGATCATCGGCGCCTCCCTGGCCGTCGCCGGCACAACTTATCAGGCGGTGTTTCGCAATCCGCTTATCTCACCGGATCTCGTCGGCGTTCTGAGCGGCGCCGGTTTCGGCGCAGCTCTCGGCATTGTTTACGACACCGGCCCCTTCGGCATGCAGGTCCTGGCCTTTTTGGGTGGGATCAGCGCGGTGGCCATCAGTGTCACGGTCGCGCGGAGTTTCGAGTCTCGCTCGATGCTCATGCTGGTCTTCGGCGGCCTCGTCAGCACGGCCTTGTTCACGGCGCTTTTGTCGATCCTCAAATATATTGCCGATCCAGAGCGCCAATTGCCGGATATTGTCTTCTGGCTGCTCGGCAGTCTGACACAGATTCAATTGCGTCAATTGCCGCTTCTCGCCGGCGCGCTGGCCCTTGGCCTGTTTGTGCTCTCTACCCTGGGACGTATGCTCGACGCTCTATCAATGGGCGACGATGAGGCGCGCACATTGGGCGTGCCGGTTGAAGCCCTGCGTCTTGGCGCCATCGCCATTGCCACGATTCTCGCCGCCTTGACTGTTTCGGCCGCTGGCATGATCGGCTGGCTCGGATTGATCGTGCCGCATATCGCCCGTCTCATGGGCGGTCCCTCCAACGGACGGTTGCTCCCTCTTGCCGCTTGTTACGGGGCGATCTTCCTCCTGATCTGTGATGATCTGGCGCGAACCTTATCCGAGGAAGAAATCCCGGTTGGCATTCTCGTCGATCTCTTCGGCGTTCTGATCTTCCTGGCGGTTCTCCGCTTTTTGCGGCGAGGCTGGGCATGA